In a genomic window of Methanosarcina horonobensis HB-1 = JCM 15518:
- a CDS encoding transcriptional regulator yields the protein MVDESGLAIETTDMMSETPISMGSSEYEMIELFRKINVSRPIALTLACLAKGREISSQSIEMVSGLRQPEVSVAMRYLRENNWIDIREEKKSKGKGRPIKLYRLTVPMDRIVSKIEEEIIAESRLVLRNIERLKHIA from the coding sequence ATGGTAGATGAAAGTGGTTTAGCTATAGAAACTACTGACATGATGAGTGAGACTCCCATATCTATGGGATCAAGCGAATACGAAATGATAGAATTGTTTAGAAAGATCAATGTCAGCAGGCCGATTGCTCTTACCCTCGCCTGTCTTGCAAAAGGAAGGGAAATCTCTTCCCAGAGTATAGAAATGGTATCTGGCCTGAGACAGCCGGAAGTCAGTGTTGCAATGCGGTACCTCCGCGAAAACAACTGGATTGACATCCGGGAAGAAAAGAAATCAAAAGGTAAGGGCAGACCGATCAAGCTGTACAGATTGACAGTCCCTATGGACCGCATAGTCAGCAAGATCGAAGAAGAAATCATAGCCGAAAGCAGACTTGTGCTGAGGAACATAGAACGCCTGAAGCACATTGCCTGA
- a CDS encoding zinc ribbon domain-containing protein: MDESYTSKTCYVCGKIHDMPLWKRNMECDCGNYIDRDRNSAINIMSNFLSQNALWTGYRKFSDNLRQTGLPMSMRFLESYPQMT, encoded by the coding sequence ATTGATGAAAGCTATACTTCCAAAACGTGTTATGTCTGTGGGAAAATTCACGATATGCCACTCTGGAAGCGAAATATGGAATGTGATTGTGGAAACTACATTGATAGAGATCGCAATAGTGCAATCAATATTATGTCAAATTTCCTATCACAGAATGCCCTGTGGACAGGCTATCGGAAATTTTCTGATAATCTTCGACAAACAGGTTTACCGATGTCGATGAGGTTCTTAGAATCTTACCCACAAATGACGTAA
- a CDS encoding transcriptional regulator, whose amino-acid sequence MIVVADNGLITEDNNFKMGEVEYEMVELLRRLNINRPVALTLACLSKGEEISSQCIEMVSGLRQPEVSIAMRYLRENDWVNMREEKKNHGKGRPVKLYKLTVQMETIINTIEENVIAESKTILQNIERLKNLS is encoded by the coding sequence ATGATAGTTGTGGCAGATAATGGACTGATAACAGAAGATAATAATTTTAAAATGGGAGAGGTAGAGTACGAAATGGTCGAGCTTTTAAGGAGGCTCAATATAAACAGACCTGTAGCTTTGACCCTTGCATGCCTCTCAAAAGGAGAAGAGATTTCTTCCCAGTGTATAGAAATGGTTTCAGGCCTGAGGCAGCCGGAAGTCAGCATTGCAATGCGCTACCTTCGTGAAAACGACTGGGTAAATATGAGGGAAGAAAAGAAAAATCATGGCAAAGGCAGGCCGGTAAAGCTCTACAAGCTGACAGTCCAGATGGAGACTATTATTAATACAATAGAAGAAAACGTCATCGCTGAGAGCAAGACTATTCTCCAGAACATAGAACGTCTCAAGAATCTGTCCTGA
- the hdrA gene encoding ferredoxin:CoB-CoM heterodisulfide reductase subunit HdrA → MTDGKTEGLDKAAVFICHCSGNISEHVDIDTVKKTLKAGGVSVFDYEYLCSSQGQALIKNKILEGHLDRIVIGSCTPSKHGTLFKKCIQETGLNRAGLEIANLREQCAWVHPDRSGATDKALSLLKAKLKRLENIEPLEEIKVDITQQALVIGGGIAGITAALNLADNGISTFLVEKDSSIGGQMAKIGKIFSPDKLAEECAMCSLSPLMNEVAAHPKITLLTWTEVENLSGSAGNFTVRLKKKPRYVKDNCTACGRCSRVCPVLVEDEFNCGYMDKKAISLRFSQSVPKVFCIDSDYCLQLNGETCGKCASTCKNGAIDFSQKEETIELNVGAVIVATGFEEYDVSQKPQYGYGIFENVLTQMELARVLGINGPTKGELLRISDFSKASSDPAPATCDSRCENSSNNSSGAETPKRIVMIQCVGSRDEKEGGNRYCSRYCCMAALKHASLIKKRYPETEITICYIDVRAFGFYENYYRAVQETGVNFVRGRPAEVIEKPDKSLVVRVEDTLDQKMRELPADLVVLSAAMIPSPGTKRIASVLNLSQDENGFIKERHSKLKPVDSSLDGIFVCGTAQSPKDVTDTIAQAGLAAVRARAFITDSPKALDNEIVAINQLLCTRCEECLKCPFDALSINESGRVVLDPLICTGCGYCTELCKEGAVQVAGFTKPQIKAEMEGVLEEGDVLGFVNSGIASLTCDNIGNSVLTYPSNVKLIRVPTSLVVDKDLVLHAFRYGASSVLFVEDPPESPRAEVIYPLTVMHFEKLKEELGDLGSRLHFKKAYVPNTKGLAGTFTSLAREGEMIK, encoded by the coding sequence ATGACTGATGGGAAGACTGAAGGGCTGGACAAAGCTGCTGTATTTATCTGCCACTGCAGCGGGAACATCTCCGAACATGTTGATATCGATACTGTGAAAAAGACCCTTAAGGCAGGAGGGGTCTCGGTTTTTGATTATGAGTACCTGTGTTCAAGCCAGGGGCAGGCCCTGATCAAGAATAAAATTCTGGAAGGGCATTTGGACAGGATAGTAATAGGTTCGTGTACTCCTTCCAAGCACGGTACTCTTTTTAAAAAGTGCATACAGGAAACCGGACTAAACAGAGCCGGGCTTGAGATTGCAAACCTGAGGGAACAATGCGCCTGGGTGCACCCTGACAGATCAGGGGCTACGGACAAAGCCCTTTCTCTTCTTAAAGCCAAGCTGAAACGCCTGGAAAACATCGAGCCGCTTGAAGAAATAAAAGTGGATATTACTCAGCAGGCCCTTGTGATAGGCGGCGGGATTGCAGGAATCACAGCTGCACTGAATCTTGCAGATAACGGGATTTCCACCTTCCTTGTCGAGAAGGATTCAAGCATAGGCGGGCAGATGGCAAAAATAGGGAAAATCTTTTCTCCTGATAAACTTGCGGAGGAGTGTGCAATGTGCTCTCTCAGCCCTCTCATGAATGAGGTTGCAGCCCACCCTAAAATCACACTTTTGACCTGGACCGAAGTAGAAAACCTCAGCGGGAGTGCAGGAAATTTTACGGTCAGGCTAAAAAAGAAACCGAGATATGTAAAAGATAACTGTACCGCATGCGGAAGGTGCAGCCGGGTCTGTCCTGTCCTGGTTGAAGACGAGTTCAACTGCGGCTATATGGATAAAAAGGCAATTTCTCTACGCTTCTCTCAGTCAGTACCCAAGGTTTTCTGTATCGATTCCGATTACTGCCTGCAATTAAACGGGGAAACCTGCGGAAAATGTGCGTCCACCTGCAAAAACGGGGCGATCGATTTCTCTCAGAAGGAAGAGACAATCGAGCTTAATGTAGGTGCAGTTATCGTTGCCACGGGCTTTGAGGAGTATGACGTATCTCAGAAACCTCAGTATGGATATGGGATTTTTGAAAATGTGCTTACCCAGATGGAACTTGCAAGAGTCCTGGGCATTAATGGTCCTACAAAAGGAGAACTTCTCAGGATATCGGATTTCAGCAAAGCTTCCAGCGACCCTGCCCCTGCAACCTGTGATTCAAGGTGCGAAAATTCATCTAATAATTCCTCCGGTGCTGAAACGCCAAAAAGGATAGTCATGATCCAGTGTGTTGGTTCAAGAGACGAAAAGGAAGGAGGGAACCGCTACTGTTCGAGGTACTGTTGCATGGCGGCCCTGAAGCATGCAAGCCTGATTAAGAAAAGGTATCCGGAAACCGAAATTACGATCTGCTATATTGACGTGAGGGCTTTTGGCTTTTACGAAAACTACTATCGTGCGGTTCAGGAAACAGGAGTTAACTTTGTAAGGGGAAGGCCTGCCGAAGTTATTGAAAAACCGGATAAAAGCCTTGTTGTAAGGGTTGAAGACACCCTTGACCAGAAAATGAGAGAACTTCCTGCTGACCTGGTTGTACTTTCCGCAGCCATGATTCCCTCCCCGGGGACAAAGAGAATTGCCAGTGTACTGAACCTGAGCCAGGATGAAAACGGGTTTATAAAGGAGAGGCATTCCAAGTTGAAGCCTGTTGACAGTTCCCTTGATGGTATCTTTGTCTGCGGCACTGCCCAGAGTCCTAAAGATGTTACTGACACGATTGCCCAGGCAGGACTTGCAGCTGTAAGGGCAAGGGCTTTCATTACGGACAGTCCGAAAGCTCTGGATAACGAGATTGTAGCCATCAACCAGTTGCTCTGTACACGGTGCGAAGAATGTCTTAAATGTCCCTTCGACGCCCTTTCCATAAACGAGAGTGGAAGGGTCGTTCTTGATCCTCTAATCTGCACGGGCTGCGGATACTGTACCGAGCTCTGCAAGGAAGGAGCTGTCCAGGTTGCAGGCTTTACGAAACCCCAGATAAAGGCCGAGATGGAAGGCGTGCTTGAAGAAGGGGATGTGCTTGGCTTTGTAAACAGCGGAATAGCCTCCCTTACCTGTGACAATATCGGTAATAGTGTGCTCACATATCCTTCAAATGTTAAACTGATCAGAGTCCCTACCAGTCTCGTAGTTGATAAAGATCTGGTGCTGCATGCATTCAGGTATGGGGCGTCTTCTGTCCTGTTTGTAGAAGACCCGCCAGAAAGTCCGAGAGCTGAAGTGATATATCCTCTTACTGTGATGCACTTTGAAAAACTTAAAGAAGAACTTGGAGACTTAGGAAGCCGACTTCATTTCAAAAAAGCCTATGTTCCGAACACCAAAGGGCTTGCAGGAACTTTTACCAGCCTTGCCCGGGAAGGAGAGATGATAAAATGA
- the hdrC gene encoding ferredoxin:CoB-CoM heterodisulfide reductase subunit HdrC, giving the protein MMSYVNEYDAPECKTLAETAKKSIRTPESLGLDRCIQCGACTASCPAARFTDYSPRQIVKKVLENDRSVLESEMIWSCFYCYSCNVRCPRNNSPVTIVQVLRQMAINEGNGIEKLAYFLEIGEYLAENGASKVPGAGIKNMEKDLGERWIGIKNNLEPIRSELGLSSRDIRNTHGEVQAILESTGYFEREKWIKAKIQEKKFRGFLKTDCTENENNSGDFGFESDREYTGQEALTV; this is encoded by the coding sequence ATGATGTCATATGTAAACGAATACGATGCCCCGGAGTGTAAAACTCTTGCAGAAACCGCAAAAAAAAGTATCCGAACCCCTGAATCTCTGGGACTGGACCGCTGTATCCAGTGCGGAGCCTGCACTGCTTCCTGTCCTGCAGCCCGGTTTACGGATTACAGTCCGAGGCAAATCGTAAAAAAAGTGCTGGAAAATGACCGCAGTGTTCTTGAATCAGAAATGATCTGGTCCTGCTTCTACTGCTATTCCTGCAATGTCCGCTGTCCCAGGAATAACAGTCCTGTAACAATCGTGCAGGTACTCCGGCAAATGGCTATCAACGAAGGAAATGGCATTGAGAAGCTTGCTTATTTCCTCGAGATTGGAGAATACCTTGCAGAAAACGGGGCGAGCAAGGTTCCCGGTGCCGGTATTAAGAATATGGAAAAAGATCTTGGGGAGCGCTGGATCGGGATTAAGAATAATCTGGAACCAATCCGTTCCGAGCTTGGGCTCAGCTCCAGGGATATCAGGAATACCCATGGAGAGGTTCAGGCTATTCTTGAGAGTACAGGGTATTTTGAAAGAGAAAAATGGATTAAAGCAAAGATACAGGAAAAAAAATTTCGCGGGTTCCTGAAGACAGACTGCACTGAAAACGAAAATAACAGCGGAGACTTCGGCTTTGAAAGCGATAGAGAGTATACCGGACAGGAAGCTCTTACTGTTTAA
- the hdrB gene encoding ferredoxin:CoB-CoM heterodisulfide reductase subunit HdrB, translating into MKAIESIPDRKLLLFKSCMVGQEYPGVETATRYVFDRLGVDYCINDEQSCCTGIGHYTDIFEGLTTTAIAARNFAVARRCGYSNITCLCSTCYAINKEACELLNTNTEVREKVNSIFREKGFDDLVYEKGDMNPRTNFYHAVEILLSKVGKIQEEKQFDFSGVKAAAHHACHYYKVKYLDVVGNPENPQLIDTIAAACGASPVRWYEDRTLTCGMGFSQLHLNKKTSLQVTKTKLDSLQRAGVELMIHMCPNCHIQYDRYQPVIEKEFGVEYEMVHMNIAQLVALSMGADPYKVCGFQTHSVPLEGFLEKTGII; encoded by the coding sequence TTGAAAGCGATAGAGAGTATACCGGACAGGAAGCTCTTACTGTTTAAGAGCTGCATGGTCGGACAGGAATACCCTGGTGTGGAAACAGCTACACGTTATGTTTTTGACCGGCTCGGGGTAGATTACTGTATAAACGACGAGCAGTCCTGCTGCACAGGGATAGGGCACTATACCGATATCTTTGAAGGTCTCACAACAACAGCAATTGCAGCCCGAAACTTTGCTGTCGCAAGAAGGTGTGGGTACTCGAACATTACCTGCCTCTGTTCAACCTGCTATGCCATAAACAAGGAGGCCTGCGAACTCCTTAACACCAATACCGAGGTCCGGGAAAAAGTCAACTCTATTTTCAGAGAAAAGGGTTTTGACGACCTTGTTTACGAAAAGGGGGACATGAACCCGCGGACCAACTTCTATCATGCAGTAGAGATCCTTTTAAGTAAAGTCGGAAAGATTCAGGAAGAGAAACAATTCGATTTCTCAGGCGTTAAAGCAGCCGCCCATCACGCCTGCCATTATTATAAAGTCAAGTACCTTGATGTTGTCGGAAACCCCGAAAATCCCCAGCTTATAGATACGATAGCTGCAGCCTGCGGGGCCTCTCCTGTCCGCTGGTACGAAGACCGCACTCTTACCTGCGGGATGGGCTTTTCCCAGCTTCACCTTAACAAAAAAACCTCTCTCCAGGTCACAAAAACCAAACTCGACAGCCTCCAGAGAGCCGGAGTGGAACTAATGATCCATATGTGTCCGAACTGCCATATCCAGTATGACCGCTACCAGCCTGTAATCGAAAAAGAGTTCGGGGTAGAGTACGAAATGGTTCATATGAATATTGCCCAGTTAGTAGCTCTCTCAATGGGAGCAGACCCCTACAAAGTATGCGGTTTCCAGACTCACTCAGTGCCTCTGGAAGGATTTCTGGAAAAGACCGGCATAATATAA
- a CDS encoding pyridoxamine 5'-phosphate oxidase family protein yields the protein MTSKLMDYFNKQPRIGVLSTASKDGKVDSAIFGSPNMIDEKTVVVATGKNRTFSNLQENPYAIYLIMEQDTEWKGIRVYMKMKESATSGEMLDTIKSQIAKMAGEEAAQMMNATVTFEIIELRPLVDMGQGWEKSV from the coding sequence ATGACATCAAAATTGATGGACTACTTTAACAAGCAACCGAGAATTGGAGTTCTCAGCACAGCGAGTAAAGATGGAAAGGTAGATTCAGCTATTTTCGGCTCACCCAATATGATCGATGAAAAGACCGTTGTAGTTGCAACAGGTAAGAACCGCACGTTTTCAAACCTTCAGGAAAACCCTTACGCGATATACCTGATAATGGAACAAGATACGGAATGGAAAGGGATCAGGGTTTATATGAAGATGAAGGAATCTGCAACGTCGGGGGAAATGCTTGATACGATTAAAAGCCAGATCGCAAAAATGGCCGGGGAGGAGGCTGCGCAGATGATGAATGCAACGGTTACCTTCGAGATCATTGAGCTGAGACCTCTCGTTGATATGGGACAGGGCTGGGAGAAATCGGTCTGA
- the tnpB gene encoding IS200/IS605 family element RNA-guided endonuclease TnpB — MLNAYKYRLKPTKKQETLINKHIGSCRFVYNWALEQKIKTYGQTGKCINHMGLDKLLPALKTEKPFLKETNSQSLQGMTKHVDAAFVRFFREKNGFPRFKSKKNPVQSFPVPQHYSVDFEKGIVKLPKIGEVEVIFHRTFEGTLRTATISKTCTGKYFISILVDNGQELPNKQKYSELTTVGIDVGIKDFAVLSTGEKIENPKYLKNSLKRLKCLQKRVSRKVKDSKRREKTRQLLSKIHEKISNQRNNFQHQISSKLISENQAIALETLNVKGMVKNHHLAQSISDSAWSSFVTKLEYKAEWFGKTVLRIGQFEPSSKLCNVCGYHNSELTLKDREWVCPICKTPHDRDINAAINIKKFSLLDQNLITT, encoded by the coding sequence ATGTTAAATGCCTATAAGTACAGACTAAAACCTACAAAAAAACAAGAAACGCTAATAAATAAGCACATTGGTAGCTGTAGGTTTGTCTATAATTGGGCTTTAGAACAGAAAATTAAAACTTATGGACAGACCGGAAAATGTATAAATCATATGGGCTTAGATAAGCTTCTTCCTGCTCTGAAAACTGAAAAACCTTTTCTGAAAGAAACTAATTCTCAATCTCTTCAGGGAATGACTAAACATGTAGACGCTGCCTTTGTTAGATTTTTCAGAGAGAAGAACGGCTTTCCCAGGTTCAAATCAAAGAAAAATCCGGTACAGTCTTTTCCTGTACCTCAACACTACTCTGTAGACTTTGAAAAGGGCATAGTCAAGCTTCCTAAAATCGGAGAGGTTGAAGTTATATTCCATAGAACGTTTGAAGGTACTCTGAGAACAGCAACAATTTCAAAAACATGCACTGGAAAGTACTTCATATCGATTCTTGTAGACAATGGTCAGGAACTTCCTAATAAACAAAAATATTCAGAATTAACTACTGTAGGTATAGATGTAGGTATAAAAGATTTTGCAGTACTTTCTACTGGAGAAAAAATTGAGAATCCAAAATATCTTAAAAACTCTCTTAAAAGACTTAAATGCCTTCAAAAAAGAGTAAGTAGAAAGGTTAAAGATTCAAAACGCAGAGAGAAAACGAGACAGCTACTTTCTAAAATCCATGAGAAAATAAGCAATCAGAGAAACAATTTCCAGCATCAAATCTCTTCTAAATTAATAAGCGAGAACCAAGCTATTGCACTGGAAACTCTGAATGTTAAAGGTATGGTCAAGAATCACCATTTAGCACAGTCTATAAGTGATTCTGCATGGAGTAGTTTTGTAACAAAGTTAGAGTATAAAGCTGAATGGTTTGGTAAAACTGTCCTTAGAATAGGGCAATTTGAACCATCCTCTAAACTTTGTAACGTTTGCGGATACCACAATTCAGAACTAACATTAAAGGATAGAGAATGGGTCTGCCCCATTTGTAAGACTCCGCATGATAGGGATATTAATGCTGCAATAAATATCAAAAAATTCTCTCTCCTTGACCAAAATCTCATAACCACTTGA
- a CDS encoding GNAT family N-acetyltransferase, with product MKGIEYKTSPPTWQEYFQLFTSTGWMSVLKISEDDLKRVFDNTWYWITAYQNENIVGCGRLLSDRVLYALICDIIVTPDHQNKGIGSTILKRLVSKCQETNIKRVWLFAAPGKAGFYEKYGFSVRPNEAPGMQLIEFEFQQ from the coding sequence ATGAAAGGTATTGAATACAAAACGAGTCCTCCTACCTGGCAAGAGTATTTTCAATTGTTCACAAGCACAGGTTGGATGTCGGTTCTGAAGATCTCCGAGGACGACTTAAAGAGGGTTTTTGATAACACATGGTATTGGATAACAGCATATCAAAATGAGAATATTGTCGGTTGTGGACGTTTACTTTCGGATAGAGTTTTGTATGCATTAATTTGTGATATAATAGTAACGCCAGATCATCAAAATAAAGGGATAGGAAGCACGATCTTAAAACGACTGGTTAGTAAGTGCCAGGAGACCAATATTAAAAGGGTCTGGTTATTTGCAGCTCCCGGAAAAGCCGGATTTTACGAAAAGTATGGTTTTTCAGTTCGTCCAAACGAGGCACCGGGAATGCAACTTATAGAATTTGAATTCCAGCAATGA
- a CDS encoding pyridoxamine 5'-phosphate oxidase family protein — protein MTSKLMDYFNKQPRIGVLSTSSKDGKADSAVFGSPQMIDEKTVVVATGKNRTFTNLQENPYAMFLIMEPGADIMSWKGVRVYMKMKESATSGEMLDMIRSQIAKMAGEEAGKMIYATVTFEIIELRPLVDMGQSWEKSI, from the coding sequence ATGACGTCAAAATTGATGGACTACTTTAACAAGCAACCAAGAATAGGTGTACTCAGCACATCGAGTAAGGACGGAAAGGCAGATTCGGCTGTTTTCGGTTCACCCCAGATGATCGATGAAAAGACCGTTGTAGTCGCAACAGGTAAGAACCGCACGTTCACAAACCTTCAGGAAAACCCTTATGCAATGTTCCTGATAATGGAGCCGGGGGCAGATATTATGAGCTGGAAAGGGGTCAGGGTTTATATGAAGATGAAAGAGTCTGCAACATCGGGGGAGATGCTTGATATGATCAGGAGCCAGATCGCAAAAATGGCTGGCGAGGAAGCGGGAAAGATGATATATGCAACTGTCACTTTCGAGATTATTGAGCTGAGACCTCTCGTTGATATGGGGCAGAGCTGGGAGAAATCGATCTGA
- a CDS encoding DUF6326 family protein, whose product MEDWRIKISVLWLFASIAFLAHQIIMLMEPGVIAQLMAGIAEGQKISPGMILFFAVLMLVPMIMAFLSLTLKDSLNRQLNIIVGAAFSVLWFVSVIEAIQSAYWGGALMTLSAAVASSLVVWYAWKHRLAS is encoded by the coding sequence TTGGAAGATTGGAGGATAAAGATTTCGGTGCTCTGGCTCTTTGCATCAATTGCCTTTCTGGCTCATCAGATAATAATGCTTATGGAACCTGGTGTTATAGCACAATTAATGGCAGGAATAGCAGAAGGTCAGAAAATAAGCCCTGGTATGATACTGTTCTTTGCAGTCTTAATGCTGGTTCCAATGATAATGGCTTTCCTTTCCCTGACCTTGAAAGATTCGCTTAATCGCCAGTTAAATATAATCGTGGGCGCAGCCTTTTCTGTCCTGTGGTTCGTTAGCGTAATTGAAGCTATACAGTCTGCATACTGGGGAGGAGCACTAATGACACTCTCAGCAGCCGTAGCTTCGTCACTGGTTGTATGGTATGCATGGAAGCACCGCCTGGCATCATAA
- a CDS encoding GNAT family N-acetyltransferase, giving the protein MAEQIEILWATLEDAIEILALQKLAYQSEAQIYSDWTIPPLLQTAEEIRNEFGTYTFLKAISGHSIVGSVRTRTTETTCYIGRLIVHPKWQNRGMGTRLMTEVEVMHRDVARFELFTGSDSIKNLHLYHKLGYQEFRREPLSNKVELVYLEKITIDKQA; this is encoded by the coding sequence ATGGCGGAACAAATTGAAATTCTCTGGGCCACTCTTGAGGATGCAATCGAAATCTTAGCTCTCCAGAAGCTGGCATACCAGAGTGAAGCTCAGATTTACAGTGATTGGACAATACCTCCTCTACTTCAGACTGCCGAAGAGATCCGAAACGAGTTCGGTACTTATACATTCCTTAAAGCCATCAGCGGGCACTCAATTGTAGGATCTGTAAGAACTCGCACGACGGAAACTACTTGTTATATAGGCAGGCTGATTGTGCACCCGAAATGGCAGAACAGAGGGATGGGTACTCGCTTGATGACGGAGGTTGAGGTTATGCATCGGGATGTGGCTCGGTTTGAACTCTTCACAGGATCGGATAGCATCAAAAACCTTCATCTCTATCACAAATTGGGATATCAGGAGTTCAGGCGAGAGCCACTGAGCAACAAAGTTGAACTTGTATATCTGGAAAAGATTACAATTGACAAGCAGGCGTAA
- a CDS encoding DUF2795 domain-containing protein → METESKSRFIRELPVEIQKILNNIAYPVNRNDIIGQARKSGAIPDILRGLGMLSDRQYNSAEDVAEELHIIYMGVPA, encoded by the coding sequence ATGGAAACCGAGAGTAAAAGCAGATTTATTAGAGAACTTCCTGTGGAAATTCAGAAGATATTGAACAACATAGCCTATCCCGTAAACAGGAACGACATTATTGGGCAAGCAAGGAAGAGCGGAGCAATCCCGGACATACTTCGGGGACTTGGCATGCTTTCGGACAGGCAATACAATAGCGCTGAGGATGTCGCTGAGGAACTTCACATAATTTACATGGGGGTCCCCGCCTAA
- a CDS encoding response regulator produces MKVLIVDDDPSFLELSKTFLEVFHDIPSDTVDSAREALNMLEKDSYDVIVSDYDMPVMNGITFLKTIRDKRINVPFILFTGVGEELMHQAIKNGADSFILKNNDPKTQYLELSKRIWKIVNGDTNLNPNPNTAIPEYIHKT; encoded by the coding sequence ATGAAAGTATTGATTGTAGATGACGATCCTTCATTTTTAGAGTTATCAAAGACATTCTTAGAAGTTTTCCACGATATACCCTCCGATACTGTGGATTCTGCAAGAGAAGCTCTCAATATGTTAGAGAAAGACTCCTATGATGTGATAGTCTCGGATTATGACATGCCTGTTATGAATGGTATTACATTCCTGAAGACTATCCGTGATAAAAGAATCAACGTTCCTTTTATTCTATTTACGGGAGTCGGAGAAGAACTTATGCACCAAGCAATAAAAAATGGTGCAGATTCTTTCATTCTCAAAAATAATGACCCAAAAACCCAGTATTTAGAGTTGTCAAAGCGAATATGGAAGATTGTAAACGGCGATACAAACCTTAATCCAAATCCTAATACTGCGATTCCAGAGTACATTCACAAAACCTGA